The following coding sequences lie in one Anguilla rostrata isolate EN2019 chromosome 8, ASM1855537v3, whole genome shotgun sequence genomic window:
- the slc52a2 gene encoding solute carrier family 52, riboflavin transporter, member 2 isoform X2 has translation MHHSTDFCSLIQRSIATALSLSGDARENFLDSYVNFEYVGPICDTFGIGRTDLLEMSDFSDQAKCCEVTNGLILELSNFISREEMDVTALVSWLRNFNPQFCSDGKIQKASKVLQTKLKKLKFDYRMYQRSRSRKNGMMEKFLQAKFELVPKVLHVKTRKPHRLNRMKKRFLSKCHHGEKLTKQFHKDNDVLVATSKQIPDSLPQGNGGGKLKAKSEVNEKKNVYRFAAKSERVSAVQSKETNNLLKIKKECDSSTKEHSLETRELTICSVGSPDAAKAEALTLLDVSMLSLQKLSSVYGEKTEESKQVSKDLLQKTFLLMLNEDPVMKEFSEKVKKFQKVTSPLHFLDCNAHFLHEISDAVEQQILAFEREIILSTGEKLGRDKNPKFSSFVNFTESAASRYIRMASDVLSPRGETKHSCRKQWLHFCRATEKPSRLAVSQSNRFNNYFEGAAGLVHHHTDIVNFFSDSVLSNTSDQLNVIQESVRDDASDQVIQALVCVLAIIYCKILGPYWQLLKSSAEYVYFHRYVHCLYQSLVQWSEDSSLLLLPEYSENNMFHQFSLQEKYFDGVFSYCRPNSKNQYAALIRKCLEKIMKTITTVTEANLKDFLPGGVYCQDPAPEISAKLRNCQLSHLMGEYAYGHAYKYKSKKLDSSAAAPMTNSLDASKDGPTILQSNSFATVLDHSATNTVQISNEVTTTPSEMVPHCQGKIPESRVVKYLHMPREDVDPKGEKKLPQDITTKNSVLVAVAKNGGPCTNKQDVDHLLARLDGASHAQKREAIRCEISYQKVILGSRDKNLNQIGFSLADMVTKLKMVLPDNGDAGIRTMTERSVCNKEDEMSHSPHQYAHETTCSPEAKSFINRGINLGKSRMHTYKNYRENFDFQYSPVHD, from the coding sequence ATGCATCATTCAACTGATTTTTGTAGTTTGATTCAAAGGAGTATTGCAACAGCTTTGAGTTTGAGTGGAGATGCAAGAGAAAATTTCCTTGATTCATACGTGAACTTTGAATATGTTGGTCCAATTTGTGATACCTTTGGAATTGGAAGAACAGATCTGTTAGAAATGTCAGACTTCTCTGATCAGGCAAAATGCTGTGAAGTCACGAATGGCCTGATATTGGAACTTAGCAATTTTATCTCTAGGGAAGAAATGGACGTAACAGCATTGGTGTCATGGTTGAGGAATTTCAACCCTCAGTTTTGTAGCGATGGAAAAATTCAGAAGGCTAGCAAAGTCCTTCAAACAAAactcaagaaattaaaatttgacTATCGAATGTATCAGAGGAGCAGGTCTCGGAAAAATGGTATGATGGAAAAGTTTCTTCAAGCTAAATTTGAATTGGTTCCCAAAGTGCTACATGTTAAAACCAGGAAGCCACATCGTTTAAATCGAATGAAGAAACGTTTTCTCTCAAAATGCCATCACGGTGAGAAACtgacaaaacaatttcacaaaGATAATGATGTCTTGGTGGCTACATCAAAACAAATTCCGGATTCCCTTCCTCAAGGTAATGGTGGGGGAAAACTGAAGGCCAAGTCAgaagtgaatgaaaaaaaaaatgtttataggTTCGCTGCAAAATCTGAACGTGTCTCTGCTGTTCAGtccaaagaaacaaacaacttACTTAAGATAAAGAAAGAATGTGACTCTTCAACAAAAGAACATTCATTAGAAACAAGAGAATTGACTATATGCTCAGTAGGAAGTCCAGATGCAGCTAAAGCTGAGGCTTTAACATTACTTGATGTTTCCATGCTTTCACTTCAAAAGCTGTCCAGTGTCTATGgtgaaaaaacagaagaatcCAAACAAGTTTCCAAAGATCTCCTccaaaaaacttttcttttaatGTTGAATGAAGATCCTGTCATGAAAGAGTTCAGTGAGAAGGTCAAGAAGTTTCAAAAAGTGACATCGCCATTACATTTTCTTGACTGCAATGCACATTTTCTTCATGAGATAAGTGATGCAGTAGAACAGCAGATACTTGCTTTTGAAAGGGAGATCATTTTGTCAACTGGAGAAAAACTAGGACGTGACAAGAATCCTAAATTCTCCAGCTTTGTTAACTTCACAGAGAGTGCAGCTTCACGTTATATCCGAATGGCCAGTGATGTTTTGAGCCCTCGAGGTGAAACCAAGCACAGCTGTAGAAAACAGTGGCTTCATTTTTGTCGAGCAACAGAAAAGCCTTCTAGATTAGCTGTTAGTCAATCCAATCGCTTCAACAATTATTTTGAAGGGGCTGCAGGTCTTGTTCATCATCATACTGACAtcgttaattttttttcagattccGTGTTATCCAACACCTCTGACCAACTGAATGTCATTCAGGAAAGTGTCAGAGATGATGCCAGTGATCAGGTTATCCAGGCCCTTGTTTGTGTTCTTGCCATTATCTACTGTAAAATTCTGGGACCCTATTGGCAGCTTTTAAAGAGCAGTGCAGAGTATGTGTACTTTCACAGATATGTACACTGCCTTTATCAAAGCCTTGTGCAGTGGTCTGAGGATTCTTCACTACTCCTTTTGCCAGAATACTCTGAGAACAATATGTTCCATCAGTTTTCCCTCCAAGAGAAGTATTTTGATGGGGTGTTTTCATACTGTCGACCAAATTCTAAAAATCAATATGCTGCCCTAATCAGGAAGTGCCTAGAGAAAATCATGAAAACAATCACAACAGTGACTGAAGCAAATCTGAAGGATTTCTTACCGGGTGGTGTTTACTGCCAAGATCCTGCACCAGAGATATCAGCTAAACTGAGAAACTGCCAGTTGTCTCATTTGATGGGGGAGTATGCTTATGGTCATGCGTACAAGTACAAGTCCAAAAAGCTGGACAGTTCAGCTGCTGCTCCAATGACCAATTCTCTTGATGCTTCTAAAGATGGTCCTACAATTCTGCAGAGTAACAGCTTTGCCACTGTGTTGGACCATAGTGCTACCAACACTGTGCAGATTTCAAATGAGGTGACTACCACTCCTTCAGAAATGGTGCCTCATTGTCAAGGCAAAATTCCAGAAAGCAGGGTGGTTAAGTATTTACATATGCCAAGAGAGGACGTGGAtccaaagggggaaaaaaaacttccccAGGACATTACAACAAAGAATTCAGTCCTTGTTGCAGTTGCTAAAAATGGAGGACCATGTACAAACAAGCAAGATGTTGACCACTTATTGGCCAGACTGGATGGTGCTAGTCATGCTCAGAAGCGGGAAGCAATTCGATGTGAAATCAGTTACCAGAAAGTCATTCTCGGTTCGAGAGACAAGAACCTGAATCAAATTGGCTTCTCTCTAGCAGACATGGTTACCAAACTGAAAATGGTATTACCAGATAATGGTGATGCAGGTATACGCACAATGACTGAGAGATCAGTGTGTAATAAGGAGGATGAAATGAGTCATAGCCCGCACCAGTACGCACATGAAACTACATGCAGTCCAGAAGCTAAATCTTTTATCAACAGAGGCATTAATTTGGGAAAGAGCAGAATGCACACCTACAAAAATTACAGGGAGAACTTTGACTTTCAGTATTCTCCTGTTCACGATTGA
- the slc52a2 gene encoding solute carrier family 52, riboflavin transporter, member 2 isoform X1 — MDEEQDYSFTGNTEHSVLDIGEDLRDDNFFKLVQDFLGSQSGERFCFDTPPCKNRLLIQVGLIREDNKVSWGKIVKWLQSIFPMHHSTDFCSLIQRSIATALSLSGDARENFLDSYVNFEYVGPICDTFGIGRTDLLEMSDFSDQAKCCEVTNGLILELSNFISREEMDVTALVSWLRNFNPQFCSDGKIQKASKVLQTKLKKLKFDYRMYQRSRSRKNGMMEKFLQAKFELVPKVLHVKTRKPHRLNRMKKRFLSKCHHGEKLTKQFHKDNDVLVATSKQIPDSLPQGNGGGKLKAKSEVNEKKNVYRFAAKSERVSAVQSKETNNLLKIKKECDSSTKEHSLETRELTICSVGSPDAAKAEALTLLDVSMLSLQKLSSVYGEKTEESKQVSKDLLQKTFLLMLNEDPVMKEFSEKVKKFQKVTSPLHFLDCNAHFLHEISDAVEQQILAFEREIILSTGEKLGRDKNPKFSSFVNFTESAASRYIRMASDVLSPRGETKHSCRKQWLHFCRATEKPSRLAVSQSNRFNNYFEGAAGLVHHHTDIVNFFSDSVLSNTSDQLNVIQESVRDDASDQVIQALVCVLAIIYCKILGPYWQLLKSSAEYVYFHRYVHCLYQSLVQWSEDSSLLLLPEYSENNMFHQFSLQEKYFDGVFSYCRPNSKNQYAALIRKCLEKIMKTITTVTEANLKDFLPGGVYCQDPAPEISAKLRNCQLSHLMGEYAYGHAYKYKSKKLDSSAAAPMTNSLDASKDGPTILQSNSFATVLDHSATNTVQISNEVTTTPSEMVPHCQGKIPESRVVKYLHMPREDVDPKGEKKLPQDITTKNSVLVAVAKNGGPCTNKQDVDHLLARLDGASHAQKREAIRCEISYQKVILGSRDKNLNQIGFSLADMVTKLKMVLPDNGDAGIRTMTERSVCNKEDEMSHSPHQYAHETTCSPEAKSFINRGINLGKSRMHTYKNYRENFDFQYSPVHD; from the exons ATGGATGAAGAGCAAGACTACTCattcacaggaaacacagagcacagtgtgcTTGATATTGGCGAAGATCTGA gagATGACAACTTCTTTAAACTTGTTCAAGACTTCTTGGGATCACAGTCTGGAGAAAGATTTTGCTTTGATACACCACCCTGCAAGAACCGATTGCTGATTCAAGTGGGACTTATTAGAGAGGATAACAAAGTGTCTTGGGGAAAAATTGTGAAATGGCTTCAGAGTATTTTCCCTATGCATCATTCAACTGATTTTTGTAGTTTGATTCAAAGGAGTATTGCAACAGCTTTGAGTTTGAGTGGAGATGCAAGAGAAAATTTCCTTGATTCATACGTGAACTTTGAATATGTTGGTCCAATTTGTGATACCTTTGGAATTGGAAGAACAGATCTGTTAGAAATGTCAGACTTCTCTGATCAGGCAAAATGCTGTGAAGTCACGAATGGCCTGATATTGGAACTTAGCAATTTTATCTCTAGGGAAGAAATGGACGTAACAGCATTGGTGTCATGGTTGAGGAATTTCAACCCTCAGTTTTGTAGCGATGGAAAAATTCAGAAGGCTAGCAAAGTCCTTCAAACAAAactcaagaaattaaaatttgacTATCGAATGTATCAGAGGAGCAGGTCTCGGAAAAATGGTATGATGGAAAAGTTTCTTCAAGCTAAATTTGAATTGGTTCCCAAAGTGCTACATGTTAAAACCAGGAAGCCACATCGTTTAAATCGAATGAAGAAACGTTTTCTCTCAAAATGCCATCACGGTGAGAAACtgacaaaacaatttcacaaaGATAATGATGTCTTGGTGGCTACATCAAAACAAATTCCGGATTCCCTTCCTCAAGGTAATGGTGGGGGAAAACTGAAGGCCAAGTCAgaagtgaatgaaaaaaaaaatgtttataggTTCGCTGCAAAATCTGAACGTGTCTCTGCTGTTCAGtccaaagaaacaaacaacttACTTAAGATAAAGAAAGAATGTGACTCTTCAACAAAAGAACATTCATTAGAAACAAGAGAATTGACTATATGCTCAGTAGGAAGTCCAGATGCAGCTAAAGCTGAGGCTTTAACATTACTTGATGTTTCCATGCTTTCACTTCAAAAGCTGTCCAGTGTCTATGgtgaaaaaacagaagaatcCAAACAAGTTTCCAAAGATCTCCTccaaaaaacttttcttttaatGTTGAATGAAGATCCTGTCATGAAAGAGTTCAGTGAGAAGGTCAAGAAGTTTCAAAAAGTGACATCGCCATTACATTTTCTTGACTGCAATGCACATTTTCTTCATGAGATAAGTGATGCAGTAGAACAGCAGATACTTGCTTTTGAAAGGGAGATCATTTTGTCAACTGGAGAAAAACTAGGACGTGACAAGAATCCTAAATTCTCCAGCTTTGTTAACTTCACAGAGAGTGCAGCTTCACGTTATATCCGAATGGCCAGTGATGTTTTGAGCCCTCGAGGTGAAACCAAGCACAGCTGTAGAAAACAGTGGCTTCATTTTTGTCGAGCAACAGAAAAGCCTTCTAGATTAGCTGTTAGTCAATCCAATCGCTTCAACAATTATTTTGAAGGGGCTGCAGGTCTTGTTCATCATCATACTGACAtcgttaattttttttcagattccGTGTTATCCAACACCTCTGACCAACTGAATGTCATTCAGGAAAGTGTCAGAGATGATGCCAGTGATCAGGTTATCCAGGCCCTTGTTTGTGTTCTTGCCATTATCTACTGTAAAATTCTGGGACCCTATTGGCAGCTTTTAAAGAGCAGTGCAGAGTATGTGTACTTTCACAGATATGTACACTGCCTTTATCAAAGCCTTGTGCAGTGGTCTGAGGATTCTTCACTACTCCTTTTGCCAGAATACTCTGAGAACAATATGTTCCATCAGTTTTCCCTCCAAGAGAAGTATTTTGATGGGGTGTTTTCATACTGTCGACCAAATTCTAAAAATCAATATGCTGCCCTAATCAGGAAGTGCCTAGAGAAAATCATGAAAACAATCACAACAGTGACTGAAGCAAATCTGAAGGATTTCTTACCGGGTGGTGTTTACTGCCAAGATCCTGCACCAGAGATATCAGCTAAACTGAGAAACTGCCAGTTGTCTCATTTGATGGGGGAGTATGCTTATGGTCATGCGTACAAGTACAAGTCCAAAAAGCTGGACAGTTCAGCTGCTGCTCCAATGACCAATTCTCTTGATGCTTCTAAAGATGGTCCTACAATTCTGCAGAGTAACAGCTTTGCCACTGTGTTGGACCATAGTGCTACCAACACTGTGCAGATTTCAAATGAGGTGACTACCACTCCTTCAGAAATGGTGCCTCATTGTCAAGGCAAAATTCCAGAAAGCAGGGTGGTTAAGTATTTACATATGCCAAGAGAGGACGTGGAtccaaagggggaaaaaaaacttccccAGGACATTACAACAAAGAATTCAGTCCTTGTTGCAGTTGCTAAAAATGGAGGACCATGTACAAACAAGCAAGATGTTGACCACTTATTGGCCAGACTGGATGGTGCTAGTCATGCTCAGAAGCGGGAAGCAATTCGATGTGAAATCAGTTACCAGAAAGTCATTCTCGGTTCGAGAGACAAGAACCTGAATCAAATTGGCTTCTCTCTAGCAGACATGGTTACCAAACTGAAAATGGTATTACCAGATAATGGTGATGCAGGTATACGCACAATGACTGAGAGATCAGTGTGTAATAAGGAGGATGAAATGAGTCATAGCCCGCACCAGTACGCACATGAAACTACATGCAGTCCAGAAGCTAAATCTTTTATCAACAGAGGCATTAATTTGGGAAAGAGCAGAATGCACACCTACAAAAATTACAGGGAGAACTTTGACTTTCAGTATTCTCCTGTTCACGATTGA